The DNA segment acatcgactatggaaagcccccccccacgccgcgaaactgtaacacctacaaataatttattacatgccccttaaaaagtggccttggtgcccctctgtatggccttggtgccctctgctgcctggcctcagtgaaaaagtgcccctcaaaaaagtggccttgccccccaaaaatcctATTTCGAGGCCTGTTTTGGGATGAAACACAGAATTTGCATGGATTTTGTACATGGAATAATGTTTTTGAGCACTTATGGGTTTGACATGCATTTAAAAAAGTTTGCTTGATCTGGAACTGCATATTCGggcatcgcaaatttggtcgcaaaagatgtgcaagacttgaaagtaaactGTCAGTGAGCGGTGCGCTAAAAGAATGCGGCATAGCGGCGTGTAGTGATGAAATTGCTTGAGGGGATaaaaattgaccccccccaGTTAAATAaggattaaagtgattggttcacattggtttgactttaaaaaatctgagctacatgtagaaggtcacacttgtcacctatgtctgtgatatgttacataaaagaagcccagaaaaaattgcgtttgaaaatcatttagtgctttaaaaattgaaatataaggtgaccggaaacaccatcttaatttcatcccatacacttatgtgtactatttaggcatcTATAAGACGCCTCTTTACataatcggggtttgccttgtagttttagcttttcattctcaataatggttgttttcagggtttattagttctaatacatgcacttgtacacatctttcatcttggtttgagaattttttaaatcagctgcacacaaagttaaacaatacctttaacatcTCAAATCCTTCACATGTTCCAACTCTGCTTatattccataggtttgtgaaAGCAGACTAAcattctcttttcctttcttccaaTAGAACGAGGTATACGTGCGAGACTGCGTGCAAAGAATGCGTCCCCTGAACCGAGCTCCGATGACCCGACCTCATCGAGCTCCGTGCCCTATGACCTCGGCTTCGGCAGGACGACACGGAGCAGCCGGAGCCAGGTTCAAGCGGAACAGGAAAAGGAAAAGCTCAAGAAAAGCTTTGCAAAAGGTGAGGAAAGTATGGTGTGACAAGATAGTGCCAGAGTCAGGGACAAAATAGCATGGGGGACTGGGGGAGATTTCACCCCCGAAATGCTTAAAAGAGCCcaccagaataaaaaaaagcctTAGAAAATCCCTTTTCTCTGCGATGTTTGAAGGCctagggagcgtttcatcaatattttcatccgacaagatgtcagatctgacatctttccatgattttgattggctgagaggcactgttcctatggtaactgtgggataaaatgggacttgtcggataaaacgtccgacaagtcctttcatgaaacgcccccctggtccCATGTTTGGAAGTAATCTGACCCTCTTTATATAGAAgcttcataaaatattttgtctttgttttgtcTTTGTCTATGCTCTATGGCAGTGTCTGTGATACAAAGGGTATGTTGAAGTCTGCGTATTTCATCATTACACGATTGTCACCTGTGTAGACACGGTCATTTGTATAAAGTGAAAAAAGCACTGGGGATAGTATGCAGTCCTGTGGTATTAAATGGGGGGAAATATGGGTTGGACGTACCAAAAAGTTGATATATCATGGTATTTGCCCTACATATTCAATATGTGTCTCCCAACAGCTCTTATACGTCGTtgttctttctctatctctctagtGCTAGATACCACAAAAGCCCATTATGAGGCATGGCCATTCATCGACCCTGTACAGGAGTCTTATGCTCCCAATTATTACAGCATCATCAAAGTCCCCATGGATATCGCAACAATGGATCTCAAAGTCGAAGAGAGGATGTACCACTCCATCAACGACGTAAGAAATGATTCTTATTCAAGTGTTTATGATGTTGGCCAGCGttaatcctcaaattggcaacttcattattttttttctcaattataTTTTGTCAAAGTATAGCATTCTATCAATGAtgtaagaataatttttcactCAACCCTTAGTAgtgttgacattttttttgcaatatctatgtaaaagaataaatggtACACTCTATAaagacattaattttttttttctatttatgtttttttatgtttgttcaTTCTTATTTATTGCATTGTAGGAaaagatcaaaattttaatctCTTACTCACTTTGACACTCTgacttattttttattgtaaaaaatctGAAACATTTTGACCACCGTtttgttggctcagttggtagagatTCCTTCTCACAACCAGGAGGTcggggggttcaaaccccggccgcgtcagaccaaaagagcttaaaagatgggagttgctgctaccctgtttggtgtttcgattaaagggatagagccctgtcgatctggcgctgcacagcggcttcCTTGCCCATGATTAATTGGGAAAAGCATATTTTCTGAGTATTTCACgtctatttcaaacaatcaaAAATGTGGATTTGTTTCCCacgccatttttttttcattaattcatgaacacatcaagcataaaattaaatgtgattatgtatttttcatcattgttcTCATATATTTTGAACAGTGTAACAATGGACATTGTCACCATCAAACTTGTCATTTGTTTGAAGAATTAGCCACTTGTTTCATTACATTTATGCTCATGTATCATATTACGTTTGCAATTTAACACTCTTCTGCTAGACAACATATTTCAATAGTACCTTCATGACTAGTTGGAAACATCAGTATTTTTCAGAATTGCTGTATTTTCCTCATGAAGTACAAGTGATtagaaataattgaaaaaatactagtatttttatgttttcctCAAAATGTGCAAGTAATTAGAAATGATTAAAACAATATcaacatttatattattttgacaaCTTTGCAGTTTGCGTAGTATGATGATTTTAATGTTTCCCCTGCATAGCCAATTTCAAGATTTTAGTGAGCATTAAGTTTATCATCAAATGAAAGATACCATGAACAAACCAATTGAAATAATGAGATTTAACCGTTATCTATAATGACCTTccatgtaattttattttttttaattcatttcattttatttatttccctttctttctcttcacaGTTTGTGAATGATATGGACCTGATTTTTCAGAACTGTGTTCAATACAATGGAAGAAAAAGTGGTGAGTATCGATTTGTCAAAGTGGCAAAATTGGAGCCCAGTTATGTTTGTTTGTCTCGGCTAATCTGTGGCAAATAGTACAGGGCTCCGCATTAACCCATTTTTCCTACTGGTCCGACCTGATGTCGAACCAGTAGATGTCCAGTTTGTCCATTTTTTTCAGAGCCATTTCTCAATTTTAGAGTCATTTTTTGAGATGCCagagccatttttgtctcacctgcgaagcagagtgagactataggcgccgctttttccgTCGGCGGCGGcagcaacatcaaatcttaacctgaggttaagtttttgaaatgacatcataacttggaaagtatatggacctagttcatgaaacttggccataaggttaatcaagtattactgaacatcctattagagtttcatgtcacatgaccaaggtcaaaggtcatttagggtcaatgaacttagaccatgttggaggaatcaacataaTGCAACACAGAGAGTTAATGgataatatgatatattttccaGTAATGTAATAAAATGCTGTTACTTTCTTGTTATTTCTACTTCATGACTCCTTTGATATGCTTTTGCTTTTTCCAATTTATCTATATCATATTGTACCTGTAAATGTACAACCTTTCCTTATAGTGTTGTTCTTTGTGTTTTGATTTTTCCAGAATACACACTTATGGCACGCAAGGTAGAGGCTTGTTTCCGACGGGCACTCAAGAAGCAGTTTCCAAATTTCCGGAAGAAGAACGCCAACTGCCGACCTGTGCCCAAACCTGTCTTTACCGACTCCCAGGATGAAGGTGAGACGGATTCGCAGAGTTCCTTGGACAACAGATCATCCAACAGGTTCTCTAAGAAAAAGACGGCCCGGAAGAAGTCTGAGGAGAATGACGGAGAGGGTTTGGAGGAGAACGAAGAGGGAGATGAACAGGAGCAGGATGATGATCAGGAAGAggatgaggaggaagaagaggaggagaaggagaagcagaaggaagagaaggagaagaaagagagggtCTTTGAGGAAATGGTAGCGTCATCTTCAGACCCTAGTCCTTGTCCAAGCCCGGCTTCCTACCACTCTGAAGACTACGCAGAGCTTAAGAGCTCCAAATCATCCTATCTGAGCCTCAGGGCACCCCAGAAATGGAaggaagatgatgacgatggggatgatgaggaagaagatgatgatgatgacattccTGAATTGGATGAAAAATCTGTCAAAAGTGTCCTGGACAAAAAAATTAGTGATGGAGTGAGAAAAGTATCGTCCTCTCCCCGAGAGAGGAATTAATTCTGAGCGAGGATGAGGATTGTAGTAAGAAAAGTGCCAAGACAAATATTAATAAAGTCGGTTCCTTGAGTGGTGCAATAAGTGGTTCAGGATCGCCTGAGAAACCCTTCGGGACAGAGCCAAGACCAGGACCATCATACATGCCAATATCATCGGCCCGCTACTCAGATAATTTTGAGAAACCGAGAGCGCATGTTCCTCCGATGGTTGCAACGCCTCTACGACAGAGTAATTCTGGTAACGTGAGCCATCAACCTAAACCGCTGGAGGTAGCCAACAGTGGGGAAGATAAGAATAGGTCACAGAGTTCTGTTCCTACTGATCAAAGGAAAGTGCCATTCTCGCCAACTTCAAAGACATCTCAGGACTCTGCATTACAGGAGATGTCAGGACAGTCAATTGCTGATAGGGGTATGGGAAAGACTGGATATTCTTCAGGAGATCAGTTGATGCAAAAGGGGGTTGTTCATCATGGAGTTGTGCAGGGACCAGAGCCTTTGGCTGTGCAACCGATAGTTGAAAGAAATACGGCTGTACAGCATAATCGGTCTTACCAGGATATGATAGATCTCAATGCAAGGAGACCTCAGCCCCCACCGCAGTCCCCTTGGTACAACACACATTCAGAACAAAGCAATAAATCATCAAGTGCAACGCAAGCTGTTCCACCCTTGATACAGGATGGAGCAGGCTCTCAGGGAACCATGCTGCAACAGCCACCAACAAGTGGCACTACTGAACAAAGAACCCATGAAATCATTCCAATACACCATTCGGGTGATACGCAACAGCAAGGTAACTTGCCAAGTCATCATCAAAGTCATCATTCTCAAGGTCATCCACAAAGTCACCCACAAGGTCACCCTCAAAGTCATTCACAAGGTCATCCTCAAAGTCATCCACAAAGTCATGCACAAGGTCATTTGCAAAGCCACCTTCATTCTTACCCTGGAAGTCAAGGAATAGGACGTCCATTGGATACTTCTGGCATGCCCTCACAATGGGGCATGCCGTCTAGAGATGTCGACCCTTCCCCTGCAAAACTCTGGCGACCTCTTACAGTAGACTCTCCGTCAGTGCCTAGCCAAGGCCAAACCTCTCTCATGCACAAGGCCCAGAGTCCGCCTCAATACCCTCAGACTTCTCAGAGTGTTAGCCAATCAAGTACAGTGCCCTCTCAATCTGCCCAACAACAGGCTGCTCCTATGTCAGAAACCATGCAGCGATTAGCATCACAGGGAAGTCCCAACGCCCATCATGGTAGCAGTACTACTGCAACAGAACTCTTGCGCAGCATGGCATCTCCAACTCAAGGAGCAGCCAACTCTACCAGGCCTTCTCAAGATGTTTCTAATCCGCCGACTACCCAAACCAATTCCCTCCCCGATGATGCTTCTAGGCCCAGCAACTCTTTTAAGTTACCATCCCACAGTCCTATGCCAAATACTATTCCTTCTGGCTACCCTAGCTACATGCCAACTCAGAGGGTACCAACTCCAGGAATGCCACCAACTATAGGAACTCCAACTCCAGGAATAGATCCGACCACCTACCCAGGATACAGTGGACAGGTGGTTCCAGGTCGCAAGGATAGCATTTTTGATCCAATGAGAACTGGCCACACCTCCCCGTTCCCAACCACACCCGGTCCCAAGCCGGACATCTTCAACCCAACTGGCCGGTTGACTCCTGGAGGTATCCACCCGTCTCTGTCATCACACCGATCGTCAGCTTTCAACCAGCCTCAATCTGCACTGTACGCAGGCCAATTCCACTCCATACCTGCCAGTCAGACCCTGCCGTCATCCTACCCTGGTCTCAGCTCTCCTTCCCACCTACGCAGTCTTCTCCAAGGGCGACAGGGAGCCATCCCTGACCCCATGGCTCGGGTGGGCCAGTCTGATGTCACCATGCTGCAGAGGCATCCTTACCTTGATCAGTCAGCGTATGGGGGTTCCCCAGGGATCGATCCTAGGTACTCTATGTACCCCCAGCAATACAACCCACGGATGCCACAGCAACCGATGGGATCCAGCGTACCATACCCGGTAAGGCTTCACTGCATGTTTATTCACTTctatttaattaattcattatgttttattttattttgtttaatgagGTCCCCGATCTGGAATGAAATTGCTGTTTTACTTGGGgacattcattatttattcattaattgttGAAAAACCCCTATGGgaatgatatgaaaatataaaaacgtTTCCTCAATCTCAGAACAGGCCCATTGCGCCTCTGCGAACAATAGGTGGTTTGCTAGATACATTGGtggatttcaagttcagtgttgatcttttggtgttggtgttaggtcaatccTAACAtgagtataacaccaaacataaaatggaggttgtcctgaaaagtcactcactagttgttgagatgtcaatagtGTGATCTGGATCAGAGCTAGGgaaagcaatccaaatttcaacaccaacgcCAAAACCGAacttaaaatcacccattacatgtatatttacctGTATGTCAATCCATccatattttctatttcaagCCCCCACCTACCTTTAATTTTCAGATCATCTGTCCTGTtgataactaaaaaaaagtagGTGTTTTTGATGGACCAAAGTCTAATAAAGTTTTCGTGACATTTATCTGATCAACCCCACCcccttgttattttttttctgtaggtCGGTAGCAGTAGCTCCTACTTTTCAGGGCAGGCCCCTCACCCTCAAGGCTACCCCTCCATCAACCCATCTCATGTACCACCCGGCTACAGGCGATGATGTGCGCTATCCTCGAGAAATGGTAACAGTCTTTCTATGAGGTAACATGCCTACGGAGTACATGTAACAACCACTCCACAAACCCATCTCATGTGCCAACCTGCTGTAGGTGATGATGCGCGCTATCCCTGAGAAATGGTCACATTCTTTCATTGCGGTAACGGGTAGAGAGATTACCATTCAAGCAACCCATCTCAATCACCTAACGGCTATAGGTGATGATGCATGCTATCTCTGAGACGTGACAACAATCTTTCATTCAGGTAACATGCCAGAAAGGGTGTGACAATAGTCACTGATTCTCTGGCAGTAATGCAGGTTATTGTTCTACAAATGGAAATATCAGAAAGGTGAAAGGTGAAAGACGGacgaggaggaagaggagataTCAACGAGAACTAAATTATTTATCCTTGTTCCTCTCTCACTGGCAATTACACTGTATGtataaattatgtattttagGTATTTATTGTCACTCTTTACCAGTGAGATTTTGCGTACATTTTATAAGGTAAAGTTTACTTCTCTGATTTGACAGCGTAGTTTTTGTCAATTTGAAAAATAGTTTGAAAAGAGTTTAGTAGGGCAACGGAACTTTTACACAAAAGATATGTGTATCATGAATAACGTACATGTCTGTTCAAGAAGTATTCTTGAAGGATTTGAGCAAAATGTTCGTTACACCTAAATCAAACAAATTCTCATCTTTTCACAACAATTAAGTGTTTGCCTTGTGCGCTTCCACCTAGGACTCGTTTCTGCAGGCTTCTTCAGACTAGCGCTGGTGGGGTAGTATCGGCTGGGCGGCAGTTGGTGAGAATGGGAATGTATGTAGTGGAAAGTTTATATTTTCCAGCATCTCTGTTCACGGAATCTGCCAGGTTCTTCTGGATGTGAATGGCCTCCCTGACCCATCTTGTGTATTTATTGTCATCTCTAGCTAGGAGTTTACTCTTATTCCTGTTTATTGTGTGATTCCTTTAGGCTATATGGTCACTACTAGATGACTTAAgcccccatcacacttattcAGAAACAGTAGGAATCAAGCAGAAGCTGGaaccaaaaaaatattcaaatatctaGACATTTTCGGGAGGAATTTATGAATTCACCAAACTGGAGTTGAAATTCAGTAAATTGACCGGGTGAATCATCATACACTAGTCAAAATGAACCACAAAGGGAGTCAGATTGATAATTTGTGCTGCATTCTTGGACATTCTAGGCATTTTAGATATTCTGACTGCATTCTGAGTGCattcgaaatatttttgtttcttttcgcCGTCCCGAAGTTTTTGGTCATGTTCTAAACATTTGAGGGGTATTTTCGAACGGTGTTCGACGTAGATTTAAATGACCAACTGGTGGTCGAACAATAGTCCTTTCATTCTGGCCAATTCTGCTTGATTCAgaataagtgtgatgggggcTTTAGGACTGACTAAGCCTCGTTTGTTCTTGACCTTGCTGCCGATTCTACTCCATCTACGTTGAGTCAGCGCTAGTCTCAAGAAGCCTGCAGAAATGAGAAGGTGAATGCTCACAGTGAAAAACCAAAGCTTCacaactatacatgtacatataataaTACTTTGACAGTGGCGGGtgccaatatacatgtatacatgataTTGTATATTCAGAATCTGTATCGATATTCTGTAGTTGTCTTTCAGTCGTAatagagtaaaaaaataaaactttttctCGTGACATTTTTCAGTATTTCTATTCTTGATTGTAGACTCACTTGATAATATTGttataaataattgtatttattcagCATTTTCATGTAACATATTTTTAAGCCAATCATGTTCATGAATTGTGAACTTCTTTTGCTATTTTCGAAATCataaatgtgatttttcttctcaatttttTATGTGAATTAGTAGATCTTTTTAGAGTGTTCAGATATGCAGTACTACAGTTCattgttttaaatatatatagtaTACTTGTTCCCTTTTTGGTAGAGTGCAAGGTTTTTATAAGGAAGCCCTTATTGTATTTAATAGGAACTGGAAATTTATTACAAGCCTTCAAAATCTAATGTAGAAAAAATGTAGATTGAGTGTAGCTTCAGACAGCAATGTGTTGTTTATtgagaatttgaatatttacGGTTTTAAGAgcattatttattgatttttttaaatgtgaaaaACCAGACTGAATACGTTGTATATTGCCAAACTACTGCTCATGTATGCAGTCTTTGAAACAAAGGTTTCTTTTTTAGAGAGATTGTATGTACAGATTATGCTtggttatttcaattttttaatgaaatatttacatatCAAGTCAGAGTGCCCTGTGCACACTTTTcctgtagttttttttttcattcggtGTTCATTATTGGGGCATGTATCTTCACTGTTTGTCCCATGTACTGGAATTCACGTAAGGAGACTAACTCCAACTCTCGGCAGATACATGCGCAAATGAACATGTAAATCAAGAATGCATGAAATTTCAGAACTTAACCATGTAATCCTTTCAACTATGGCAAAATTTGActttgaatatataaataacatGTGTTTGCATTTTCTGGTCCGAGAAATTACTTTGACTTGAGGCGATTGCTTTTCtttagcaagaaaaaaaaagatatatagataattcaaaaacttttttttggaaTTCTTGCCAcaagtttgtattttttttgcatgttgtGTTTGCCAGTTGCCACAATATGTGCAGTAATTTAATTATGGAATATTGTTGATGGTAATAAGTTAGGGGATACATGTAAAGTTCAATGATACTGCCTAAATAAATCATGTAATAGTTTGGTAGTGATTGGAATAAAGTAATGACACCCTAAAATTGCTAAACTGTTTATAATGTTTacaagaaaatatgcaaatatagGCAGCACCCCTCAAAATCTTGTGCAGTAATTTAATTATGGAATAATGTTGATGGTAATAAGTTATGGGGGATACATGTGAAATTTGAAGGATACTGCCTGAATAAATCATGGAATATTTTGTAATGATTGgaattaaataaagaaaatatgcaaatatagGCAGCACACCCCACAGAAATTTTGTAGGTATGCTAATTggtaaaaaccttttttttttacttgtcaaattcaAACCAGCACCCCCTGGTAAAAATTGTCCCCAGGTCCCTGAGTGAAAATTGCCAACACAGATAAATACATGTGGGACAACATATTGTTTATTGCTAGGATAAGGACCCGATGTCTGACTGGAAATTGCATGCTTATTTTGCGAATTTCTGAGCTATTACATTTTGTCCAGAATCCTTTAATAGGCacacttttgttttctttatttcatacagtatacagacacttgggtggtcatgtcatttgattctgtatgaactcattttgaatttGCTACCACAGCTGCCATTCATTTCTATTAACAATGAGCTTTTATTGCTTGTAATACAACCGTTATCAGCATTATTAAAGATACTACAAAGGGACGATCGGACAGTGCATAGACCACGTAATGAAATGCTCGGGAAGAGCGTCCCACACCGTTGAGCAAGTAATAATCCTTGGGGATCGTGAGATGGTTGTGTGCAAATCATATGAGAGAAATGGTGAAGGGTTGGAGGAATAGAtgatttttacatttaaaattttttcattgaatttttttcttaaattgaagatgaatatatttcagaggTTTTGGTGCAATGAAAGGATGAATTATTCCCATGCACCACCCTTGAGCACTCTCCAAAGTCCCCTCTCTCAATTCccccatatgttttatacacagcTGCTTGCCTATGTGTGATGGTTTACTTACTCAATACTAGTGGGCGTCCTTCCCCATGAGCAATTATCGGGAgcgtttaaaaaaattgctgatGTGTCcaatcttccccttgtagtatctttggcattattgaataaatattgattCCTCGTCATCAGTAATAATCTCAAACCACGGCACATAAAGTATAGATCTTCCATTCAAAtgcaatattatatttaatcttccatgtttttttttatagtatggTAGACAATATTTCGCTTCGCTATACTCTAGTGGGTTGTCAAAATTGGCCCTTCTAACCCATTTCACACTTGAACCGGATGATCAGTTTACAATGTACAAAGGGTATGGAAATTACAGAATCCAGTAGTTAACACATGAAGCTACCTTACCCCAAAAGTCAACAGCGAGGGAGACACACAAGTTCCCCAGCTCTGCACCGGTCTTACAATTGTATACGATTCCTTGTAGAcgtgtgtgttaaaatggcacttgaGAAAAAGCATGATTAGGATGAAATTAGACAGACCACTGTTTACTATCAGTGGATAACTgacattttatacatgtatctgaccagaaaagaaTGTGTCTACCAGTGCATCTTGGAAATCCGCATTTATGACATCTTGAGTTGGGGTCTCATTCATCACCTGAAATTACAAGatatccttaaagggatggtccggggtgaaagtatgtatagctta comes from the Lytechinus variegatus isolate NC3 chromosome 9, Lvar_3.0, whole genome shotgun sequence genome and includes:
- the LOC121422093 gene encoding LOW QUALITY PROTEIN: claspin-like (The sequence of the model RefSeq protein was modified relative to this genomic sequence to represent the inferred CDS: inserted 1 base in 1 codon); the encoded protein is MPNAQESEPGSSGMSGDVSIEEIRSWWKVPAIAHFCSLFGSTFHLPDFEIEDLEEALFLDAGQETSPFLPDLLVALLKGCFPDSRKDITVANYHRHLREFMKKQWELVEGRVNPLNLEDATFKGLPTLIKVEILHSLCDFRLDAADVSLLKDYLGEQLRVEPLGTDSKGAKYWYFYSTRLYKEDPAPSFQQKEAKRKKKEKEKIKKRKEKEVIRKKRLQETTKARKALEKRMAKKKPSKTKKLMKPLKSDNETCSEDNIPLRQLCKKKAEEIKKEDKPTGRGKGKRKMEEEKVEEPEEINENGKRKKKMPVKKNVKKVKKEEVKEEPGSDADSESEEDDNPKSKKKKKEMKMRRMIKKEELETETECEEEVDKKRRKVSSPRGKGRKKEELSMDSQEESDVGKKSKKGKMKKGKGLKKMKEETATSAESEMDITEARGKKGKGVGKKKTKKKGEESQEDTEGEAKKGKKIKKGKSKKGKDTATESEACDADEEREEPKGKGKKKSKLSKLKKESSMDLQSGSDLDKKTGKKLKAKKKKAKAEASSQDESQEDLPKGKAKIKQEVTGVKEMDESDEGKVKKKRRRKKEIKSKEIITATESDTEAEPEISRTGNKKDQKTSSPVRVTRSGTPTKAEKEPQKSRCATPKGKNAAKGKAKNIPDASSQSEDDKGSKSKKGTKAGQKAGRQIKKSSKKSDKEGAQESQEEGRETGDCSVSPSKKPGKGGKAATATKKNKPSTKSGQDDETVSREESMAQDNSAKKGKTAQPGKKQTPAKNSSKAPAEQSDLDEREALKELQSLLLLENMLKVASDDSSSESSSEEEPETARWHLICHTEEDWEKLTESFKKARNKAERELYLVLKEDFLSDIHDIFAAKERALRRKLQEMIPRRTSGRIADIKVRQEEEERMKSLAEYEEAQKKEAEEAVRKISLRRRNRRQGEYTEEADEEEEEEEEDEVEEEDEQEEEGGEEEGEEVEGDEEEEEEEEEEEEEEEEEKNKEEKAGKKKQAAKEEKKERGIRARLRAKNASPEPSSDDPTSSSSVPYDLGFGRTTRSSRSQVQAEQEKEKLKKSFAKVLDTTKAHYEAWPFIDPVQESYAPNYYSIIKVPMDIATMDLKVEERMYHSINDFVNDMDLIFQNCVQYNGRKSEYTLMARKVEACFRRALKKQFPNFRKKNANCRPVPKPVFTDSQDEGETDSQSSLDNRSSNRFSKKKTARKKSEENDGEGLEENEEGDEQEQDDDQEEDEEEEEEEKEKQKEEKEKKERVFEEMVASSSDPSPCPSPASYHSEDYAELKSSKSSYLSLRAPQKWKEDDDDGDDEEEDDDDDIPELDEKSVKSVLDKKISDXSEKSIVLSPREELILSEDEDCSKKSAKTNINKVGSLSGAISGSGSPEKPFGTEPRPGPSYMPISSARYSDNFEKPRAHVPPMVATPLRQSNSGNVSHQPKPLEVANSGEDKNRSQSSVPTDQRKVPFSPTSKTSQDSALQEMSGQSIADRGMGKTGYSSGDQLMQKGVVHHGVVQGPEPLAVQPIVERNTAVQHNRSYQDMIDLNARRPQPPPQSPWYNTHSEQSNKSSSATQAVPPLIQDGAGSQGTMLQQPPTSGTTEQRTHEIIPIHHSGDTQQQGNLPSHHQSHHSQGHPQSHPQGHPQSHSQGHPQSHPQSHAQGHLQSHLHSYPGSQGIGRPLDTSGMPSQWGMPSRDVDPSPAKLWRPLTVDSPSVPSQGQTSLMHKAQSPPQYPQTSQSVSQSSTVPSQSAQQQAAPMSETMQRLASQGSPNAHHGSSTTATELLRSMASPTQGAANSTRPSQDVSNPPTTQTNSLPDDASRPSNSFKLPSHSPMPNTIPSGYPSYMPTQRVPTPGMPPTIGTPTPGIDPTTYPGYSGQVVPGRKDSIFDPMRTGHTSPFPTTPGPKPDIFNPTGRLTPGGIHPSLSSHRSSAFNQPQSALYAGQFHSIPASQTLPSSYPGLSSPSHLRSLLQGRQGAIPDPMARVGQSDVTMLQRHPYLDQSAYGGSPGIDPRYSMYPQQYNPRMPQQPMGSSVPYPVGSSSSYFSGQAPHPQGYPSINPSHVPPGYRR